CTGAATGAAGTAGGAGAGGCGGGAGGCGACATGGCCGATGAGCTCCGGCAGCCTCGCCGCGGGCACAGGATGGCTTGGCACCATTTTACGGCTGTCTGCGATAGCTGCACCATCCGCTACGAAGCAGAAGCATCCAGATGTAGTACCTTCTGCGTCTTCCCTCCACACCTTCCGGCGGGTTCTCACATACGAGGCTTCAGAGGTGGAGGCTGCGGCAGGAGACGTACACGGCCTCCCCTTAGATCTCCCGCATCGTGTGCATGCATTCTGCCGTTGGCTCCAATAATTGCATTAACACTCGGgcattctgcaggtagatccccaattaaccctttgcaatccaattttggattcagtgtttcctagggggctttctctttctgccattatacaatggtgccatctgctggctagagccagtactgcggtgtgtgacatgctggagaggccccctgacaacagagcagccaataatatacagtaagaataccctgccggatgtcttccgacatcggagctgtacaaccttcaatcagaatgtcttcagacgtcagacagtggattggaaagggttaaagggattatcgGACTTTACTAAAGGAAAAACCTGAAATGACCGGCATTTGTATTCAACAGAGAAGCCCCAGTACCTACCTGTTGTTGGCCGTCCCCTGCCAGTCTCTGACATCTCGCACCGCCGGTAATGGGTGCCGCAGTCATGTGCTATACTCCGGCATCATGGCCCTCATCGTGATGGCAGTAGAGCAGCGCCCGACCGCTGGGGCCACAGACTGTCTGCGGTAGTCACATGCTGTCTGAAGGAGCGCGGCGCTGGATTGTGATTGGACAAGAGCGGGGCGCTGCTTCTGTTTATTGTTTGCTTGACACAaatgtatgtttattttatttacaaaaactcattattaaccccttggtgacggccaatacgcctttttgctgacctcactaatggattTTAAGCCTGCATATTCATCTTTTTAAGGcgatggcttggctgactactgacagcctggctcctgctctaaccaccaggtAGGAGAGAAACCTCAGTTCCTGGCAGctgaaccccttacatgccacaatttatAGCAACTTCAGCATGTAATCAGATGACAGGGAGAGGGGGCtgcttctgtcacccattggcaccacATACTGCttgtgggggccacagggttcagtattgggccccattctgttcaatatatttatcaatgacctgatagaggggctgcacagcaaaatatcagtatttgcagatgacacaaaattatataagcattagataagccgggggcttggggagaaaaatggcaaataaagttcaatattgataaatataaggttctgcacatgggcaggagaaacggatgtcaccaatatacactaaatggggtacagctagggaaaagaccgGGGGTACTAGTGAATCGTAGACTTAACtgtagcaaccaatgccagtcagcaaaAGCAGGGACAATaaaggggacaacacatggatctctcccgcgatctgtttacacccaggactgcgacggtaacaagagggcatccgctacgtctagaggaaagcaggtttcatcaccaacacagaaggggttctttactgtaagagcagtgagactgtggaactctctgcctgaggacgtggtgatggcaggatccatagaggagtttaagagggactagatgtctttctatgatattacaggatatagacagtaGGTGACCGGCGGGTTAGTGATCCGGGTCTACAGTCAGGGAGGAACTATTAgaggctgatccagggattattctggctgccattatggagtcgggaaggatttttttcccctcatatgggctaaattggcttctgcctcattggggtttttgccttcctctggatcaacaagggggttgaaacagactgaactgaaTGAACATTGTCGTCTTTCATCCTAACATACGatgctactatgttactatgtcatgggttcctatggcagccagaagcctaacAGGGGCCTCCATGTTTGCCATGTAACCCAGTCTATTAGGTCCCGCCTCTTGCAGAGTCCaataggctgctgtcaggctTAGTAGAGTGCACTACATACATATTGCAGTGTACTATCACAGCAattaaacaatcacattttccagTCTCCCTCCAGGGACTGAAAATAGTGTTAAAAGGTTCAATGTTTAAGTGAAAGGACAAAAAAATCTAGTTTAAGAGGGAATTTACATTCTTCCCcacaaaaccctttttaaatgtaTAAAATGCCTCCAAAAGCCACACATAGTAGGCATTGCCACATtgtaacgactagagatgagcgagcattgcccttagcgagtacctgcccgctggagatgaaaggtttgggtgccggcgcgggggagcggtgagtagcggcagtcagcaggagggagcggggggggggggggagagagagatctcccctccgttccgctccgctctcccccgcagctccctgctcgccaccggcacccgaacctttcatctcgagcgggcaggtactcactaaaggcaatgctcgcaattgtagcgagtatactcgctcatctctagtaacgacccAAACaaggaaaatattttatttatcaccataaaaatcattttaaaaagtaacgccagaattgctactttcttttgtttgcctccccaaaaacgcaatgaaaagcgatccaaaagtcaCGAGAACCTGGAGATGGTACAGAGAAAAACGACAACTCTGCTTGCCAaaaacactgccccccccccccttccctccaaaAGAAAATTCCATTAAAGCTCCCCAACACTTTGTATGCACCCCGGAGTGGTGATATTACAGAAGTACATCTGTTCCCCAACAATCGAGCCGCCCGCAGATGTGTTACCAGGTTATGGCTCTGGCGGTGCGACAATAAACAaacaataggctggtcactaacgGGTTAAGGAATGGAGACAATGAGCAGATATTCCGGAGGAGTCTGCTCTCCTGTCCGCAGTACAAGCCTTGTCAGTCAGTGTCAGCGCCCTCCGACTGTCAAACATCCCGTTGGGCGCAGTGAGATGTACAGCTTGTACATGGCCAGAGCGGCAGAAGCCATACTGCGCGGCAGAGGCCCAATATAGAATGTCATGCCCCAATATAGAATGTCATCCCCCAATATAGAATGTCATCCCCCAATATAGAATGTCATCCCCCAATATAGAATGTCATCCCCCAATATAGAATGTCATCCCCCAATATAGAATGTCACCCCCCAATATAGAATGTCATCCCCCAATATAGAATGGCGGTGCGCTAGGCATGAGCCCCTTTAGGCGTTCTTCTATTTTGTTCCAGCAGGCGTGGAGTTAATGTATAGACTTGTATCACTGCATTGTTACGCTTGgacaatactgttactacttgtACCTCTCCATGACAAGAACATATGTAGCATTGTTGTAGTGCGGCCACGTCAGCGTAGGCACGGTGACACCAGGCGGCGGATCCGTGTGATTGGCTGGACTGTGCAGGAGGATGGTAGCTGGATCTGTCCTCAGGGAATTCCTGCCCGAGAGGTTGGAGCAGCACTTACCATAGGCACCCGAATAGAGAGCTCGCCTCTGCCTTCATCTCAGGAGGACATGATCAGCCCATATGAGGGGATCGCGAGGAGCAAGCAATGAGCGGCTGCTGGCTGTGCTGAGATACATATATAGGAGGCATGCATATGGTGCCTCGCCTCTTCTGGGGGTCGCATCATTCGCACCTTAGATTATCTTCTGACGGTCGGTGCCGCAGGATTGGAGGATGGCCAATGGGGAGAAAGTTGGACTCTAAAACAGTATAATGTGATGTAAGAGAAGCCGAggcatcctgtagatatgatgccaGGATGGTACAGCGAGGTTTCCACACTACTCGGGTCTTCATCAGgttaatggaatagatcagaagtgtatatatatatatatatgcgcaatCCGTTTTCTCACATGTCTGTGCGCCCTCACACGCAGTCCTGAAGAGCTACTCTCAAATCGCGGCAATATGGCAGCTTGGTCCCCGCGATTGCTAAGTGATGCTTTATCTCGAGAGTAACCTTGCATTGCGGCGCGCCGCCTGCACTGAAATCGCGCACTCAATAGGAGTTTCCAATATTAAAAACGTGTTGcgtcgcacgaaaatcacaatttcatGCATtgcaataaacaaggaggctcatAGAGAAACATGGCAGCTAAAACAGCGCGTGCAGAAGGACAGAGCACCCGCCATTTAATTTATTGCAACCTCACTAATGTGCAGGAAACCACCAACAAACACGGGGGTCCccaacatgcgttttgtagcgctgCCGCGTCGCCGGGAAGTCACGAGATTTCGTAGCTTGTGTGAAAGTGACGGTCAAGTTTCTAGAATGCGATATAACTAAAAGCATCACTGTATGAATGGCGCCACCTTGCAGCCAGTGTGATGTCATAAGGGCGCAGGCACAGCGGCGTTAGCGAGTTCTCCAGCCGGGAAGCAGGAAGAAGCCACCCCTGGCCGGATGGAACgtcctatatatatgtatacatttaaaAGACGTTCCATTCAAGGGATGCATCACAAAAACCGAGCAGACATGGTGTGAAGGCTTGTGAGATGCTATGGAAAGCATACTAGCTCTTCAGGCCCGCGTGTGAGggcgcattcacatgggcgaaaaaATAACGCGAGACATTGTATTGCGTATGAACAGCGTATCAGACCGGAGGAATAGAGCAGCAATTTATGTATCTTGTATATTGATATAAGGCCGGTCTGCAAagaacaatgaaagtccattgagtttcattgcctccattcaaaGCGTATTATGTGTGCATGCAAAGCAGGCGTGATAAACAgtgaatatgaaaggtctgagggAGGTGAAGACGGgcgtcctcttcccaatcattttgtttttctcataagaATTCAGAAATGGATTGTGCTGTTGAGTGAGTTCTTCTATCTTATGTGTGCATTAATGATAAGAGGCATCATAGAACTGttgcattcctcagctcagtggactgatttagtatttGTCTCTCTACTCAGACTGTCTGCTGTTTTttcaagtctcaaatttctgtgtgaacatttattcagATCAGGAGCTCTATGGTAGAGGTATGTTCAGTTATTCTGCATGGTAACATGTGACCGCTAGTGATGTGTGTGATATGATGCtggtgatacattgtaacacatggGACATCACCCATTACACTAATGCAGATCTGACCGACGGTGGGCTGCTTGTGGAGGGCCGCGCTCCTGCGGCTGCTTGTGGAGGGCCGCGCTTTCGGCTGCTTGTGGAGGGCCGCGCTCCTGCGGCTGCTTGTGGAGGGCCACGCTCCTGCGGCTGCTTGTGGAGGGCCGCGCTCCTGTGGCTGCTTGTGGAGAGCCGCGCTCCTGCTTGTGGAGGGCCGCGCTCCTGCGGCTGCTTGTGGAGGGCCGCGCTCCTGCGGCTGCTTGTGGAGGGCCGCGCTCCTGCGGCTGCTTGTGGAGGGCCGCGCTCCTGCGGCTGCTTGTGGAGGGCCGCGCTCTGGTCAAACTGATACATTTGTAAATAGTAATATTTTAatctgattggttaataaacaTTTTTTCGTGTATTGAGACTCGCTGTTTGGGGTCGACTGAAGGATTTTCTAGAACAGTAACGCTCCGTGTGAGAGGACTCTAATCTTCCTGTTTCTGTACATGCGTACGCTGCAGGCGTGAGCCTGGAGAACAAGACCGCTCGCCGGAATGAGACATTCCGAGGACTTCTGCCGCTCGCAGCTTCTCATCGCTTtaatgggtttttttcacattcaCGCAGCAGCGCCCGGTttgaatggctttaaatacgtGAATGAAGATCGGGACTCAATCGTGTCAAACCgtcattcatgcgattatacggTGGATACGGGCGAACGCAGaaatgcatacggtcgtgtgaaggaggccttaggctgcttttacactaAATGAGAACTGCGCAATTCTGGTTTgcacaagctggtgatgtcatcatcagCTCCTccgcgctcgtgcagcctgttcagacaggcagattcatcattGAGAATTTTTCATCCCTCATTCGATGTTCACATTCGCTATACGAGACGCTGAACGAGCGCTGCTTAAATGGAACGACGAGTCAACGAGCCGACGGTGATTCGTAGtcttgcagaaactgaacggtGATTAAGGAAGCGCAATTCTCGCTCATCATTTGATCGTTGTCTCGcgtttatcattcactttcgttaATTTCTACGAGTTTTTGAATAATAATCATTCCCTCTAACAGCgccctcaggcctctttcacacgatcgTACGCGTTTTTACATTCTATGGGCTGTACAATCGCATGAATGAGGAATAGCCGTGATTATGTTCTGATCTTAATTAGCGTATTCACggtcattcacacaggcggctgcGGCGTGTCGgaaaaaaaatacgccgcagcgCGGAAATCTCTCGgtttggcagaaatcctcgggaGGACGGCTactgcttaaatagaggcagcggTCTTCTTTTCCCGGCGTTGTACGCCAagtaacttcctccccctccctttttttcccgcttccatagaagtctatggagcttCCAGCGTGTCTCAGCGAGAGATAGGACAAGACCGACCTACCTACGCAGCATATAAACTCAGACTGAGAACGGCCGCCGATCGGCTATTTGTCCTGGAGCAATTTTTTGCACGCCTAAAGATTGTTCATCCGAATGAATACATTGAATACGAATCTTCGGATGGTCGCGGTTTTTGCACGGCTCAATAGCGGCGTATTTTATGATGCGATTCCAGGGATCCCCATGGCATCCTCACCACTCCGGTCGTGTCCACAAGTGTCTCGGACTCTTTAGGACCCGTGTTGTGTGTAACTGAGCTGTTTATGGGCCGTTAGATGGAATTAGCGCTTATTACAAGGCTGGGTCGGTATTTGGTCTTCCTCCCTCTTCCATCCTCTTCCTCCCCTCGGCCTTTGAACCCTCCGCTTATTCTCGCCTTCCTTCCTCAGCTCTGATCTTCTCTCTTTGTTAGCTGATATTATTTCTTCCTACCTCATTATTCCAAACAATTCCCAGCCTAATCCTACATGCGGAGCTGCATCCGCTCGCTGCGCTCTCCTGTCGCTGAGTCCGCTCGCTGCGCTCTCCTGTCGCTGAGTCCGCTCGCTGCGCTCTCCTGTCGCTGAGTCCGCTCGCCGCGCTCTCCTGTCGCTGAGTCCGCTCGCCGCGCTCTCCTGTCGCTGAGTCCGCTCGCCACGCTCTCCTGTCGCTGAGTCCGCTCGCCACGCTCTCCTGTCGCTGAGTCCGCTCGCCGCGCTCTGCTGTCGCTGAGTCCGCTCGCCGCGCTCTCCTGTCGCTGAGTCCGCTCGCCGCGCTCTCCTGTCGCTGAGTCCGCTCGCCGCGCTCTCCTGTCGCTGAGTCCGCTCGCCGCGCTCTCCTGTCGCTGAGTCCGCTCGCCGCGCTCTCCTGTCGCTGAGTCCGCTCGCCGCGCTCTCCTGTCGCTGAGTCCGCTCGCCGCGCTCTCCTGTCGCTGAGTCCGCTCGCCGCGCTCTCCTGTCACTGAGTCCGCTCGCTGCGCTCTCCTGTCGCTGAGTCCGCTCGCTGCGCTCTCCTGTCGCTGAGTCCGCTCGCTGCGCTCTCGTGTCGCTGAGTCCGCTCGCTGCGCTCTCCTGTCGCTGAGTCCCCTGTCTGCGCTCTGCTGTCGCTGAGTCCACTCGCTGCGCTCTCCTGTCGGAGTCCGCTCGCTGCGCTCTCCTGTCGCTGAGTCTGCTCGCCGCGCTCTCCTGTCGCTGAGTCCGCTTGCCGCGCTCTCCTGTCGCTGAGTCCGCTCGCCGCGCTCTCCTGTCGCTAAGTCCGCTCGCTGCGCTCTCCTGTCACTGAGTCCGCTCGCTGCGCTCTCCTGTCGCTGAGTCCGCTCGCTGCGCTCTCCTGTCGCTGAGTCCGCTCGCCGCGCTCTCCTGTCGCTGAGTCTGCTCGCCGCTGAGTCCGCTCGCCGCGCTCTGCTGTCGCTGAGTCCGCTCGCCGCGCTCTGCTGTCGCTGAGTCCCCTGTCTGCGCTCTGCTGTCGCTGAGTCCCCTGTCTGCGCTCTCCTGTCGCTGAGTCCGCTCGCCACGCTCTCCTGTCGCTGAGTCCGCTCGCTGCGCTCTCCTGTCGCTGAGTCCGCTCGCTGCGCTCTCCTGTCGCTGAGTCCGCTCGCTGCGCTCTCCTGTCGCTGAGTCCGCTCGCCGCGCTCTCCTGTCGCTGAGTCCGCTCGCCGCGCTCTCTTGTCGCTTACCGTTCGCCTGCGCGTCTTGTCCAGCAGTCAGGGCTCAGCGGTCATCTAGAACATGTTCTACCTTCTGACTCACAGTAAGGGACATCTATGGGCAGCACAGGGACTCAGCGGCTAGATTACGGCCCCCCAGGCTCCCAGGTACAACATCTGCATGTTTGCACGTGGTTCCCGTGTTTGTGGGACTTTCCTCCATGTTTCTTCAGTTTTGTCCCACAGCTGGGAAACATTCCAGTAGATTAATTAGCATCCTGTGTGGCCCCCATAGTTGTGTGGCCCCCATAGTTGTGTGGCCCCCATAGTTGTGTGGCCCCCATAGTTGTATGGCCCCCATAGTTGTGTGGCCCCCATAGTTGTGTGGCCCCCATAGTTGTGTGGCCCCCATAGTTGTGTGGCTGACTGGTATGTATACAGCGGTAGATGCGTCGCCAGTGTAGCCCACCCAACATATGATGGCAGGACGTGTAATACGCACACTCAGTACCAATAATgacatttttcagtattttttaattaaaagcaatgggtggAGTCAGCCCCCCGCAGGGCCCGTACACTCTGTATTGGCTTATTGAGCTCAGACACCCCCGCAGTGGATGGACTCATACAAGCCTGTGAGGAGTGTGACTAGAAGACATTCGGTAGGGGCCGATCTCCCGGTGACAATGTGAAGGGGCCCATCTTTTACAAAGTTCATCCCCAGCAGCCGCAGCGGATCTTCAGTATTCGTATCGCTCCTGCATGGCCGCACCATGATCACCATCACATCACTATGCCCAGAAGGCACTGGCATTCACAGGTTAATGGGATTTCAGTTGGAGCTAATTTGGTCCTTCTTGCCCAGCCTTATACAGtacgcaggggtgtaactataggggatgcggtggcccccgggcccaggagccttagggggcccataaggcctctcttctccatatagggagcccagtactatgaataaagcattatagttgggggccctgttacaggttttgcattggggccccagaGCTTCAGGCTACGCCTCCTGACAGCAAGCGTTagcagtttaaagggccactccagcaaaaacacatttttccatgcctgcctcctctggaagtctcctctgtgtatcacaatcacttccatgcagtgcagcccctgtctgatgcttatcaggccccatcttgaggctgagatttttaaCTTTCAGTGTCACATCtagcccatgatgcatcagcacagcattagttgaGGCTGTACCATTTTTGCCTACCGGAGGACAGTTAAATATTGTTACCTTCCATATTCACCAAAATAAGCCACAGACCGCAAATATCCAGtaaggaagatgagctgtgatctcctctattatgccagtgtgatcatcatcagtaactgtgataggagcgcTGGGTCCCCAGCTAGACAgtttcatgtaacagcatcacacaaactgaaaaTGTGGCTAGAAAATGAGTacgtaaccccaagtagatctgagccggCCGGAACTGAGGTCACATGACCGTCTGAGGGAAAAGAGTccgggagtttcagacagaaagaaccaGCTGACCAAGGTAACAGCAGCCAACTTACCTGCACTGGGGGATTGTGAAACGATGAAGGACGTTTTacaaaatcaccggagtggccctttaattccaCCATGTTTTATCACCCTTCCTGTACAATATCCACCTCCATGCTGACTGCCTCCACGGCTCTCGGGTAGAGATAGATTACCGATTCCTTCAATATAGAGCAGCACGCCAGTCTGACTGCCCACAAGGTGCCCCCTGGTGCTGTTGCAACCCAAGGAAGGTACATCCATGACAATGACCCTAGGAGGGGTGACTAGTCCCAGTACATACACGGAGCCGCGGGATTAATGCTGCGCTAGCCATGCCCCTAAATATATCAGGATGCAGGAAGGTCATAACCGACTGATAGAAATGCGCTGCAGGTCCGGCTGGTGGACGCATATGTGGGTATATAGTGAGCATTGATGCCCCTCGCCGGACGGACACTGCATGCCGTAGCCCACCTGGACTTGCCCCAATGCCCCTGGCACCAGTTGTGTGTCATTGCCACATCGGAGTGATGAGTGGTCCTCCTCTTCGAGCTCAGTGGGCTCAGCTGCGCCCTCTGGTGGTGGAAAGTACAATAGTACAGCTATACATAAATGCAAGATGTAGTCTCTGGCAGAAGAGCGCTCAATGGGTCACTTATTGATGTTCCTTCTGTTGCCTTCCACCGTTGCGACCTGTTTTGGGTGCAGCTCCTCTGTTCTCCCTTCTTGGTAAATGTTCATCTCCAAGCGAAGGGCGATCTTGAAGGACACAGAGCACACAAACGGGTTATGTGGAATACAGGAAGTTCGCTCAGCAAAGATTAACATCGGGATTTATTACACGGGACGATACCAATCATCGGCTGTGTAAAAGGAGGATGGAACaggacctctgcagcgccacctatgggaaggcagcattcctgcaagtcagggtcaggctttttaaacaatgactgggaattgtgagccaagcCAGAGTGACCATGCACTGACGGCTGTCTCAGGGGTTCGCCCCTCATCAGTGGGCCGTAGGTTTGGCTGGTGACAGGCCCGTGGACCAAACTCACAATCTCTCTCCTGCTCGGGATATTTGTTACAATGTAACAACGCAGGTAAAATGGATCTCATTTGCACAGTTTTGTAGCTTTCTGACCTGGGATTCATCTGAATCACCACAAAGAGTACTCAGaaccctatggccgcctgcacacgggcggaatcttgctgcggaatccgtggcagGCGCCCGcaccgtggatccgcagcaaataccgtgcatggcatgctatgggaaatcaattgtGGAaaagtcccagcatgctctatttctgtgcggattccggACGGTCGGCTTCAGTTGAAGTCAATGAAACAATAACATTGCGGACGGATCGCAgattccacgtcatcacctagcgatggcgagggcaaaaaaatgtgcagaaaacaATCTGCACTGCGGTCATCTGACAGCGAACCGCCGGCCTATCCGAAGTACAGATGAAGgacagaaatgacaggtacatgCGGACGCCGGGCGCTGTCAGACTCAGAGTAACCCACGCCAAATGGCGCCAAAATTGACTTGTCACAGGTTTGAATTCTGGGCTGCATATCAGTTTCCGCGCGGTTTGTCTTCAGCCGACTGTCGCAGCGTGTGAATGACATtcttgcaaatctcgtccactttgctgcttagtcgtAATCTCGCCCCGTGTGACTAACGGGGAGCAAAGACTATCAGCAGCCAAACGGAACCCTAAGCTGTGCGCCAAAACTAGTGGAAAGGAAGGACCTTGTTGGCCTCCGTTTGAAGTCAATGGTTCCATTCAGGGCTCTGTCTTGGTTGATCCACATGGCGCCCCGGATGGAGAGCCCCGGCGCAGGCAGTAACGCCGTGTACGGGGCCCCAGGCTGCTACACTAAAGTCCAGAGAAACATATCACAAATGCGCACGCGGCATTTTGGTTTTTGCAATTTTTAGCATTCTGGGAGTCAGTGGTGTTTTTTGAAAAATACAGCCTGTTGAAGGTTTGGCTTCTTGTAAAGGTTTTTCTGTACAACTTTAAAAACATCAGAAAAACACCCGCAAAatggcaaaaaattaaaaatgacatcAAAAACACTTCAACGCCTCCCATTTCTGCCTGCGTTTTACGGTATGTTGACACAGTGTATTTTTCTTGCAGGAGagccgccatcttttttctagcaGTAGAGGCCGCCTCCGGCCATGGGGTTGGCATTGGGTCCTCATGCAGATCAGCTCTATTCGCGGTTCCTGCATGGGAATCTATTGGTTTGCTTCCTCCAACCACACAGTTTCCACATCTGAAGATGGTCTGTGGGGTTGCATTGGGATGGGTGTGGGGTTCGTGCCGTGTGAGTGCGCCCGAGAGCGTGTCGTAGAGCACCCAGTGTCTTAGCATGGGGCCAGGTCTGGCACTGGCAGGGCAAACGGGGCAAGTGTTTACAGCCAAACCCTAGAAGGGGCTCCTGCTGATCAGGGGCATCAGAGTTTTGGCCGAGGCACAAGGAAGCCCAAGTTTCATCTGTATCCAACTGTATGCAGCAATACCAATATGGCAGAGCAGTGCGCTATGGGTCCCTGTCCGGCCATTCTCTCTTGTAGGCCACAGATGCCACAACCATGCTTATGACATCATCTACTTGGCAATGACGTCACCGCACGGATCAGATTAATACTATATACTGTGGGGTCTTCTGGGGGGCAACGGAAGGACAATGGGGATTACTGCAGTTTGGGCCACAACTAGAGATGGTAAGAACCTCCTTTGTGTCGTCATAAAATGTAAATCCCCACCTTTATTATTTTCCAGGGGACACAGAAGGGGCATTACTACCTTGTGAGGGACACAACAGTTGGCATTATCACTGTGTGGGCACGACGGGAGAACTAATACTGTGTGTGATACAAAATATCGGTACAAACGTTGGCACCTCCATTTTGTGGGTCGAAGAGTGCATTGTGTGGTGCGGTAGACTGTTAGGGCCCGGCGGGCCCCTGCTGTCTGCAGCACAATATGGCCGCTGTCTGGCGCTGCTACATATAGGGCACCATTGTTTTCAGGAGTGTTGCTTGTATGGCACTATCTTTGGGGGGCAGCTATAGTTCTGACATCATTATTCCTGAAGTGCGGTATTTGGGGGCCCCGTGCCCCACAGCAGCTGCAGCAGTGGAGGTAAACGAGGCAACAGCAAGCATAGATCTGGGAGTTGCAGCAGGATGGAGAGTTTGTGTAGGTGGAGAAAAGATGTTGGAAAAGTGAATGGCACCAATTAGAGATGAGACTCCCATCAGTCGTTGGATTTACCTGCCCTGAAATCACTCATATGGTGTGTAAAGCTGGCATCTAGCACTGGATGGCGGTAATATTGGTGTTTGCAGTCAGTAGAAGTGGCGGCATGATTCAGTCATTAGtgatattattggtaatattggtctttcgCAGTGATTTGGTAACAGTATGGTAAAATCATTCCGTCATCATTTAGTGGccatggtgtggcggtattataaagtgctaatattggtctttgtatggtGTGCTGTGTTCAGttgccaagccaggatcctattgcccactgatgaggggcaaaacccccaaaacagctttctgtgtatggagtctggcttggttatcaatttccaatcattgatCTA
This region of Eleutherodactylus coqui strain aEleCoq1 chromosome 5, aEleCoq1.hap1, whole genome shotgun sequence genomic DNA includes:
- the LOC136628978 gene encoding pre-mRNA-splicing factor CWC22 homolog is translated as MVELKGHSGDFVKRPSSFHNPPVQTRRRTVSDKRARRADSATGERGERTQRQESAASGLSDRRAQRADSATGERSERTQRQESVASGLSDRRAQTGDSATAERRQGTQRQQSAASGLSDSRARRADSAASRLSDRRARRADSATGERSERTQRQESAASGLSDRRAQRADLATGERGERTQRQESAASGLSDRRARRADSATGERSERTPTGERSEWTQRQQSADRGLSDRRAQRADSATRERSERTQRQESAASGLSDRRAQRADSVTGERGERTQRQESAASGLSDRRARRADSATGERGERTQRQESAASGLSDRRARRADSATGERGERTQRQESAASGLSDSRARRADSATGERGERTQRQESVASGLSDRRARRADSATGERGERTQRQESAASGLSDRRAQRADSATGERSERMQLRM